Part of the Nodosilinea sp. FACHB-141 genome is shown below.
GCCCTTCCTGAAAAGCCTCACAAACAGAATCCGTCAGCAATTTTCTAGAAAAGTTTCTCGCGTAGACACCGTATCTAGCGCAGATAACAACAGAAATGACAGCACCCCTAGCGTCGCAAAATCCCTCTCGCTGAAGGACTTTGGGCTGTAGGCAACGCTAAACTCGCTCTGTAATTTGAAATACAGACATACCCAAAAAACCTTCTTTGGTTTTACACGGGTGAATAGCGATGGGCTGCAAGTGGCTACAGGGAGACATCCAGTAGGAAATTTGTCAGCGCAGGGCAAGTCTGTTGAATACTATTTGAAGGTTATGAGTATGAGTCTGGGTTAGTAACCGGGGGAGAGCTGTGCACTTTCAGGCTGTAATTGCGACACTGAATGATTTTTGGGCTAAGCAAGGCTGTGTGATTATGCAACCCTACGATACGGAGAAGGGGGCGGGAACAAAGAGTCCACATACCTTTTTGCGGGCGCTAGGGCCAGAGCCTTGGTCAGTGGCCTATGCGGAACCTTGCCGAAGACCGGCAGATGGGCGCTACGGAGAAAACCCGAACCGCTACCAGCATTATTTTCAGTACCAGGTATTGATTAAGCCATCGCCTGAGAACATCCAGGAGACTTATATAGACTCGCTTCGGGCGTTGGGGATTAAACCAGAAGACCACGACATTCGGTTTGTGGAGGACAACTGGGAAGATGCGGCGGTGGGTGCTTGGGGCGTAGGTTGGGAAGTGTGGCTAGACGGGATGGAGATTACCCAGTTCACCTACTTCCAGCAGTGCGGGGGGATCGACTGCCGTCCAGTGTCAATTGAGCTAACCTACGGGCTAGAGCGGTTGACGATGTATTTGCAGGAAGTGGATGCGATCGCCAAAATCCGCTGGAACGATCAGCTCACCTATGGCGATATCTATATGCAGGCGGAGGTTGAGAACTCGACGTACAACTTTGAGGCCTCAAATCCAGAACTGCTGTTCACGCTGTTTGATTTGTACCAGCAAGAGGCAGAGCAGCTTATGGATCGAGGGCTGGTGCTGCCGAGTTATGACTACGTGCTGAAGTGCTCACACACTTTTAACTTGTTGGATGCGCGAGGCGTAATTTCTGTAACAGAGCGCACCCGATACATTCGCCAGGTACGAGGATTAGCCAGGCGAGTAGCTCAGCTTTATCTAGAACAACGGGAGAAGCTAGGGTTTCCCCTGTTGGCAAGCCAGCAGCGGAGTGTGGTCTAGCAAGCGTGCAGACGAAGAAGGCGTCTCCACAGATAGTGGAGACGCCTTCTTCGTCTGCACGGGTAGTCAGTAACTTAATGCGTTAAGTAGATTGGTGTAGCACTGTCCCCAGAGCATGTAGCAGGGTATCAACATGCTCTGGCTGACTGTTATAGCCCATGAGGCCAATTCGCCATACCTTGCCTCCAAGTTCTCCGAGCCCACCGCCGACTTCAATGTTGTAGTCGGTCATAAGTTGACGACCAACGGCTTTGGCATCGACGCCGTTGGGTACTCGTACGGTAGTCAGGGTCGGTAGACGAAGGGATTCTTCGACGTGACAGGTGAGACCAAGGTCCGCTAGCCCTTGCCAAAAGTAGGTGGCAGTTTGTTGATGACGCTGCCAACGGGGCTCTAGGCCTTCTTCGACTAGCAGACGCAGAGCTTCGCGCAGAGCATAAGTGAGGTTGACTGGTGCGGTGTGGTGATAGACCCGCTCTGGTCCCCAGTATTTCCGCAGCAGGGCAGCATCAAGATACCAGTTGGCGACGGGTTGGCGACGGCGCTCTAGCTTGGCGACAGCTCGAGGGCTCATGGTGAAGGGGGAAATACCAGGGGCACAGCTCAATCCTTTTTGGCTACAGCTGTAAGCCAGATCAACCTGCCATTCGTCGAGAAAAATTGGCACACCGCCTAGGCTGGTGACAGTATCAACCAGCAGCAAACAGTCGTGGTCAGCACAGGCTGATCCTAATCCTTCGAGGGGTTGGCGAACTCCGGTGGAAGTCTCGGCGTGGACGATCGCCAACACCGCAGGCCGATGTTCCTTTAATGCGGCGGTAAGTTCCTCTAGGGTAAAAGCTTCACCCCAGGGCCGGTGAATGGTGACAACATCGGCTCCATAGCGCTGGGCCATATCGACCAAGCGGTAGCCAAAATAGCCTTTGACAGCAACTAAGACGCGATCGCCCGGTTCGACAGCATTTGCGATCGTTGCTTCCATCGCTGCAGACCCGGTACCGGCCACGGCATAGGTGAGGGGATTAGTAGTCTGCCAGGTATAGCGCAGCAGCTCTTGAACTTCATCCATCATCGCTAGGTAAGCAGCGTCTAGATGGCCAATGGGCTGCTGATTCATGGCGGCAATGACACGGGGGTCAGCGTTACTGGGCCCTGGTCCTAACAACAACCGTTTGGGTACCGTTAGGGGGGACAGAGAGGCTGGCGGTGCCAGCCGAGCAGAGGTATTGGGGGATAGGGTGGTTGCCATGGGTAACACCGAAGACGATGGATTGCTGAACCTGATGAACAGACTGACTCCATTCTCCTATGGATGCGGCATTCCGTAGTGGGAAGCACAACGGTAGCACCTTAGCCCATCAATCTCGTTGGGTCTACACCTCACTGTCTAAGGCCCTTAGCCAAACCACAAACACAACGCCGGGGTTTTGAGGATAAGCTACAGCCTCTGGCGGCAGCCATGACGTGCCTTGAACAGGGCTGACTAGATCAATACGCCCCCCCATGCCCTGCACTAGGTCTTGGACAATGGCGAGACCTAGCCCCGTACCCGGAATGTCGCCCTGGGCCCGCACACCGCGAAAGTGACGGGTAAACAACTGGGGCTGGTCACTAGGGGGAATGCCTGCACCGGTATCGCCTACGACAATTCCCTGGAACATCTGCCTGCCAATCCGCTGCACTAGCCCTGCGGTAATCCAGACTAAAGACCCAGCGGGTGCGTACTTTAGAGCATTGTCGAGCAGGTTGTGGAGCACTTCTCCTAGAGCAGCAGCATCAAGCCAAACCATGGGTAAAGCGGTAGGGATATGGTGCACCAGGTGCAGTCCCCGCTCATGAGCCAAGGGTGCAATGGACTGCACCAGTGGAAGGGCGATCTCAGCGATCGCGCCGGGCTGCACCCTTAGCGATCGTCCCAGCCCATGCCCTGTTGCTGAAACCAACTCTTCAAGGGGCTGACTTTGAGTCGTTGCCAATCTGCTGTTTAAGGTGTCTTCGTTGCTGTCGATAACAATACTGGGACGATCGCTCCATTCACTGGGTGAGCCTGGTAGCAGCAACCTACCCGCTGGTGGGGTAGTAGCCTGCGCCAAGGTTTCATCCCCTTCGGCAACAGCGGTATCAAAATGCTGAGCCAAATCCTGCAATCGTCGGCTCTCACGCACAATGCCTTCAGCAATCGGCCGATTGGTATCCTCAGGGGGTAACCGTTTGACCATCAATTTGCCAAAGGTCTGTAAAGCTGTGAGCGGATTGCGGAACTGATGCAGCAGATCGTGGAAAGTTTCGGACTGATCGGCTTGGATCAGCTGACGTTGGTTAAGCTGACACTGAAGCCATTGGCTACGCTGGTCCAGCACGTATGCGATCGCCAACGTGCTAGCGACCTGCTCAGCCCGTCGATAATCGTCCGCTGTCCACGGCAGTGCTTCGCGAGTACTGACGATCATGCCCAGCACCACTCCATCATGGGCCAACGGCAAAACTAGGGGATACGTGGTTAGATCAGCCCCCACACCCTGCGGTTGGGTTGCCGGTTCTATCCCAAACGGCATCGAGAGCAAACCCTTCTCTGAAGAAACACGAGCTGTGGATGGTAGCCCAACTGAATCTCGCTCTGAGTCAACGGGTTGCTGAAGCCACTGTTCTGGTTGGACGATTGGGGATTGCTTGCTGCCATCAACTTCTTCGGCTGTGTTGAATACTGCCGCTAGTCCCTCCCGCAAGTCGTGCCACAGGTTGGCGGTTTCTGGATAAGCCACCAGCGGTATCAAAGTGGGATTTATTGTCTCAACGGTGGCTTCGACCAAGTACACCACTGTGGAAGCAGCCTCTAACGACTGGGTCAGCAGAAGTACCTGGGACTGACACAATGTGGTGAATTCGGAGCTGGGAGAGCCAATCATGGCGGCGCAACATAAGAGTTTGACGGAAGAAAAATTAAAGTTTTGTCAATTTTTTAACAATTCTGTTCAGCTCTGATCTCCTTTGACACCCTTGCATCCTTTATAGCGCTTGGTGTTCGGAGGTTTTAGGCCGATTTTTAAGAGAAGTTGAAATTCTTATTTTGAGCCTATATACTTGGCCTGGTTAACAAATTTTGTAACCGAAACTACATCCAAATATCCAATGAGAGGGAGGTAGGCAACTTGGCAAGGAGACGCAAGCGTAAGAGTCGTCGTCGCTTAGAAGGCCGTCGCATTTTAGAAGCTGTTCCTCAGTATAGTATTGAGAGCGGCAACGAAAAACCCGTAACCGCAGCTCGGAATTTTATCCATTCCGAGGGCATTGCCCCCCCAGCCCTGCTGCTGGTTAAGCGGAACGAGCACACCACTGACCGGTACTTTTGGGCCGAGAAGGGTCTATTTGGTGCCCAGTATGTAGAAGAGAATCATTTTCTTTTCCCCAGTCTGCGGGTGCTGCTCGGTGAAGAAGGTGAAGAAGAAGAAGAGAACGCCTCAGTTT
Proteins encoded:
- the glyQ gene encoding glycine--tRNA ligase subunit alpha, translated to MHFQAVIATLNDFWAKQGCVIMQPYDTEKGAGTKSPHTFLRALGPEPWSVAYAEPCRRPADGRYGENPNRYQHYFQYQVLIKPSPENIQETYIDSLRALGIKPEDHDIRFVEDNWEDAAVGAWGVGWEVWLDGMEITQFTYFQQCGGIDCRPVSIELTYGLERLTMYLQEVDAIAKIRWNDQLTYGDIYMQAEVENSTYNFEASNPELLFTLFDLYQQEAEQLMDRGLVLPSYDYVLKCSHTFNLLDARGVISVTERTRYIRQVRGLARRVAQLYLEQREKLGFPLLASQQRSVV
- a CDS encoding alanine--glyoxylate aminotransferase family protein, coding for MATTLSPNTSARLAPPASLSPLTVPKRLLLGPGPSNADPRVIAAMNQQPIGHLDAAYLAMMDEVQELLRYTWQTTNPLTYAVAGTGSAAMEATIANAVEPGDRVLVAVKGYFGYRLVDMAQRYGADVVTIHRPWGEAFTLEELTAALKEHRPAVLAIVHAETSTGVRQPLEGLGSACADHDCLLLVDTVTSLGGVPIFLDEWQVDLAYSCSQKGLSCAPGISPFTMSPRAVAKLERRRQPVANWYLDAALLRKYWGPERVYHHTAPVNLTYALREALRLLVEEGLEPRWQRHQQTATYFWQGLADLGLTCHVEESLRLPTLTTVRVPNGVDAKAVGRQLMTDYNIEVGGGLGELGGKVWRIGLMGYNSQPEHVDTLLHALGTVLHQST
- a CDS encoding sensor histidine kinase KdpD, yielding MIGSPSSEFTTLCQSQVLLLTQSLEAASTVVYLVEATVETINPTLIPLVAYPETANLWHDLREGLAAVFNTAEEVDGSKQSPIVQPEQWLQQPVDSERDSVGLPSTARVSSEKGLLSMPFGIEPATQPQGVGADLTTYPLVLPLAHDGVVLGMIVSTREALPWTADDYRRAEQVASTLAIAYVLDQRSQWLQCQLNQRQLIQADQSETFHDLLHQFRNPLTALQTFGKLMVKRLPPEDTNRPIAEGIVRESRRLQDLAQHFDTAVAEGDETLAQATTPPAGRLLLPGSPSEWSDRPSIVIDSNEDTLNSRLATTQSQPLEELVSATGHGLGRSLRVQPGAIAEIALPLVQSIAPLAHERGLHLVHHIPTALPMVWLDAAALGEVLHNLLDNALKYAPAGSLVWITAGLVQRIGRQMFQGIVVGDTGAGIPPSDQPQLFTRHFRGVRAQGDIPGTGLGLAIVQDLVQGMGGRIDLVSPVQGTSWLPPEAVAYPQNPGVVFVVWLRALDSEV
- a CDS encoding DUF3155 domain-containing protein, whose protein sequence is MARRRKRKSRRRLEGRRILEAVPQYSIESGNEKPVTAARNFIHSEGIAPPALLLVKRNEHTTDRYFWAEKGLFGAQYVEENHFLFPSLRVLLGEEGEEEEENASVLETLTH